From the genome of Anaerolineae bacterium:
AAAGGCCTCTACAAAAGGGGCATCGAAGAAGAGATTATCCTGGTAGGCCAGGGTTTCCTCGTCGTCCGGCGGGATCTCCTCCAGCGAGTCGACGACGATCTCGTGCGTGCAGTACGGCGCCAGGACGTCGCGCTGCCAGAGCCAGAGGGGTTTGTTCATCACCCGCAGGTCGCGCGCCGGCTCATTGAAAGGAGCGATTTTCCGCCGATCGCGAATGATGACCTTTTTCATCTTCCTCACCCAATTGCCCGCCGCGAGGCCGGCTCAGCGCGCCGGCTTCTTCGGGATGTAGAAGCGGCAGGCCGGGTCCCCGCGCGCGATACAGGCGATCTCCTCGACGCGGAAATCCTGCCCGCCGCTGACCCAGTGCAGGCCTTCCTCCAGGATGCCCACCGCCACGTCACAGCACGGGTCCTGGCTGTGCCGGCCCCAGCAGACCGCACAGCGCTCATTGCTCCAGATATAGTGATCCTCGTGCTCCTCCAGCACCACAATCTGGTCGCTGAAGCGGTTGAAGATGCCGGCAAAGGTCTCGGCGCCGATTTTCAGCTTCAGCCCCAGCGGTATCAGGCGCAGGGCCAGGTCGGCGATGCCGATGACCCCCTCGAACTCCCGCAGGCCGTACTTGAAGGTGGCGCGGCCGGCGCGCTTGGCGAGCGCCCGCCCGCCGCGCCGGCCGTAGATCTCCTCGAGCGCCTGCTGGATGCCGGAGAACTCCGCGAACTCGAACCCCAGCGCCAGGTCATTGGGCGGATAATTGTTGACGCGGTGGCGCAGGCCGGCGTAATTGAGCAGGGCATGTACCCCGTTCTTCCCCAGCACCTCCTCCAGACCCAGCAGATATGCCCGTGCCATGCGGTTGGAATAATAATACCGCGGGGCGTCCGGCTCCAGCTTCAGCAGTGGTCCCGTCATGCCAGCACCATCTCATCTATGATTTCCTAGGCGCGTCCCCGCGACCAACCCCCAAGACCTGTGCCCATATCCCCTCATGCCGGCGCCTGCAGGAACTCCAGCAGGACTTGGTGGAAGCGCTCGCTCTCGTCCAGCATGGGGTAATGGCGCGAATGCTCGAAGATGACACTGCGGCCGCGCGGCATTTGCTCCACCAGCTCGGCCTGGTTCGGGTTGACGATGTTGTCATGCCGGCCGAAGATGCCCAGCACCGGCATGGTGAACTGGTGCAAATAGGGCCGCAGGTCCATCTTGGCCAGCGAACCGATGCTGTACGAGAAGGCCTGCATGGTGGTGCGGCTGATGTCCTGGATGAACATGCGGTACCAGCGCCGATGATCGCGCGCGATCCAGGGTGCGTACAGCCGCATCACCGCCGGCAGGAAAAAGGGCGTGTTCCAGGCCAGCCAGCCGAAAGGCTGTTTGCCGGCGACCTTCAGCCAGAACGAGAGGGAAGAACCCACCACCGGCGAGCCGACAATGGCCACCCGCGTCACCCGTTCGGGATATTTCAGCGCCACGCAGAGCGACACACTGCCGCCCATGGAATGGCCGAAGACCGGCGCGGTCTCGATGCCCAGCCGGTCCATAAAGGCCTCCACCATGAAGACGTAATCGCTGATATCATAGCGCGGTTGTTTGGAGGACTCGCCGAAGCCCCAGAAATCGAGGGCATGCACCCGAAAACTGCGCGACAGCACCTCCATCGTATCGCGCCAGTTGTTCCAGGATCCCAACCAGCAGTGCAGGAGGATGACCGGCCGGCCGCGCCCCACCGTCTCATAGTGCACCACACCGCGTTCCGTGACGATGGAGGGCATATCCTCAGCTCACCCCTTCCTCCAGGGATTCCAGGATGGTGTACAGCAGTTCCAGCAGTACGTGCTTGACGCTCTCCTTATCCCGCGCCACACAGGGCAGGACCTTGACGTCGCTGTTGATGCGCAAGGCGATGCGCAGGTCCTCTGGGCTCCAGGCGTCGGGCAGGTCCTGCTTGTTGGCGGCCACCACGTAGGGGACGCCGGCATATTTCTTGAACACGTCCAGGATCTGGCGCGCCTCCCGGAAGGTCTCCGATTTCGTGCTGTCCACCATCAGCACAAAGCCCAGCATGCCCTCCGAGAGGATCTCCCACATGAAATCGAAGCGCTTCTGGCCGGGCGTGCCGAAAAGATAGAGCACCAGGTCCTGGTCAATGGTGATGCGGCCGAAGTCCATGGCCACCGTGGTCTCTTCCTTGACCACCCGGCTGTTGTCGGAGATGCGCCGCTCCGTGGAGACGACATTAATCTCGCTGATACTGCGGATGAATTCGGTTTTGCCGGCGGCGAACGGCCCGGTGATGACAATTTTGACGTTTTGCATGATGCTTCCCCGTGGTGCAGGATGTGCTAGATGCCGCGAATACGGTCAATAATGCGCATGATGATATTGCGTTTCACCGCCGGCGGCTGTACCGGCGCGGCCGGCTTGCCCGCCGGCACTGCCTCCGCCGCCCTGCGCCTCTGCTCCGCCGGCTCCACCAACTCCACCAGCCCGGCCGACAGCAGTCCGTATACGATTTTGCGAATCTGGAACTCACTCATGCCGTTGTGCTGGGCGATCTGGCGGATGGTGTTGCGCCCATTGATGAAAGAAATGACGCGCCATTCATCCACGTTCAGGTTGATATGGCGCAGAGAGGTGCGGGGTCGATCAGCAAATTTCAGCACCACGTCCAGGTCGGGCAGTTCTTCCTGGAGGCGTTCCCATTCCTTGATGCGCCGGCTTCCCTCCATAATGATGCTTTCCAGGTCCAGCGAGACGGTGATGCGGTCCGCCGGCGGGAGCTGGTCCGGCTCGAAATGGAAGCGGCCGTTCGTGAGGGGAAAGAGGTAATAGACGACGTCCAGGACGTGCTGTTTGACGCTGGAGAGGATATCGTCCTGGGACAGGTAGCCGGCGGTGATGAGCAGGAGGCCCAGCTCCTTGTCGGTGTGCACCTGGGAGCGGGTGCGGATGATCTGGGCTTGTTCGGGGGTGAGCTTGCCGGCCTTCTGGAGGATGGCGGTGAGCTGGTCGTCCTGGCCGGCGATGGAGGCATGCAGGAGCCGGCCTTCCTTGAAGTACATGCGCGCCGTCGTGCCGTCCGATTCGATGGTCAGCGCGCCCGTCTTGTGCGCCAGGTTGATCAGGTTCAGCAGTTGGGTGACGCTGAAGTCTCGCAGGTTTCCCTTGAGTGCCATGTGCCCATATCCTTTTTCGGCTGAAATACAGCGCCGACAGCTCTGCCCGGCGGCCGATCCCGACGTCGTACGCACAGGATTGCCGGCGCGCCCTGTTCCAGAACGCGCTGACACCGCGAACAGCATCCCTGTGCTCCCATTATAC
Proteins encoded in this window:
- a CDS encoding multidrug transporter, which produces MKKVIIRDRRKIAPFNEPARDLRVMNKPLWLWQRDVLAPYCTHEIVVDSLEEIPPDDEETLAYQDNLFFDAPFVEAF
- a CDS encoding 4-vinyl reductase; the encoded protein is MEPDAPRYYYSNRMARAYLLGLEEVLGKNGVHALLNYAGLRHRVNNYPPNDLALGFEFAEFSGIQQALEEIYGRRGGRALAKRAGRATFKYGLREFEGVIGIADLALRLIPLGLKLKIGAETFAGIFNRFSDQIVVLEEHEDHYIWSNERCAVCWGRHSQDPCCDVAVGILEEGLHWVSGGQDFRVEEIACIARGDPACRFYIPKKPAR
- a CDS encoding alpha/beta hydrolase codes for the protein MPSIVTERGVVHYETVGRGRPVILLHCWLGSWNNWRDTMEVLSRSFRVHALDFWGFGESSKQPRYDISDYVFMVEAFMDRLGIETAPVFGHSMGGSVSLCVALKYPERVTRVAIVGSPVVGSSLSFWLKVAGKQPFGWLAWNTPFFLPAVMRLYAPWIARDHRRWYRMFIQDISRTTMQAFSYSIGSLAKMDLRPYLHQFTMPVLGIFGRHDNIVNPNQAELVEQMPRGRSVIFEHSRHYPMLDESERFHQVLLEFLQAPA
- a CDS encoding ATP/GTP-binding protein; its protein translation is MQNVKIVITGPFAAGKTEFIRSISEINVVSTERRISDNSRVVKEETTVAMDFGRITIDQDLVLYLFGTPGQKRFDFMWEILSEGMLGFVLMVDSTKSETFREARQILDVFKKYAGVPYVVAANKQDLPDAWSPEDLRIALRINSDVKVLPCVARDKESVKHVLLELLYTILESLEEGVS
- a CDS encoding DUF4388 domain-containing protein, which produces MALKGNLRDFSVTQLLNLINLAHKTGALTIESDGTTARMYFKEGRLLHASIAGQDDQLTAILQKAGKLTPEQAQIIRTRSQVHTDKELGLLLITAGYLSQDDILSSVKQHVLDVVYYLFPLTNGRFHFEPDQLPPADRITVSLDLESIIMEGSRRIKEWERLQEELPDLDVVLKFADRPRTSLRHINLNVDEWRVISFINGRNTIRQIAQHNGMSEFQIRKIVYGLLSAGLVELVEPAEQRRRAAEAVPAGKPAAPVQPPAVKRNIIMRIIDRIRGI